The Neisseria yangbaofengii genome contains a region encoding:
- a CDS encoding DUF4810 domain-containing protein, protein MKKGMSLYGLPLAAALLLAACGSAPKSMYYWKDYSSTVYERLKNDDSSAGKQIDKMEQYFNEANRKQLPAAPGAHAHMGLLLIDAGQPDAAKAQFETEKQLFPESAVFMDFLLKSKASGGKQ, encoded by the coding sequence ATGAAAAAAGGGATGTCATTATATGGACTGCCTCTGGCTGCCGCACTTTTACTGGCAGCCTGTGGCTCTGCGCCTAAGTCGATGTATTACTGGAAAGACTACAGCTCAACAGTTTACGAACGTCTGAAAAACGACGACAGTTCGGCAGGTAAGCAAATCGACAAGATGGAGCAGTATTTTAATGAAGCCAACCGTAAGCAGCTACCTGCCGCCCCGGGAGCCCATGCCCATATGGGTCTTTTGCTGATTGATGCCGGACAACCGGATGCAGCCAAGGCACAATTTGAAACAGAAAAACAGCTGTTCCCCGAATCGGCGGTTTTTATGGATTTTCTGTTGAAGAGTAAGGCCTCAGGAGGAAAACAATGA
- a CDS encoding VENN motif pre-toxin domain-containing protein, translated as MKTNSSCKERIENHSRYKGESFDFGASGGVSGKTLGQSQPDHNSRLKNVSDKDTFSKTIGYSSDSDSQNSVTKSGIGTRNIVIGNDPTGKQAEAVYTDTRSETAEAASGRLKNTFDKDKVQREIDLQRKVSQEFSKNVQSANSEINQKLDTLKEQKEKGLISEAEYRQKTGNWQKGKVLLNSIAAGLSAPTDSAAGIAAATASPAVSYQIGQYFKGVAKQNSDGNLTAKQETAHILAHAVLGAATAAAGDNNALAGAISAGSAEAAAPLIGNYLYGEKDGSKLTAEQKETVTAITNLLGTATGAVVGNTTTNAVQGSLVSGNAVENNSILSHTARSRLSPQSKILYDRIIRKGNFHTVEDFNYAYAQCPNKACQNAVVQAFQKERERFFTYLADEIKDGKQRELLIKEFAPVMFGENSLLGGRFGQAAAINWSGYQDGFLARFPDAWIEKDKIDQKTVSGMSPERAERSAVEEMLIPQAISAAIVGAAGVRKIDEIIKKTESFDNKLKHTSNFDSDISRSILSVETKTVMSFCLRARKIGTALSWQQPKIMI; from the coding sequence TTGAAAACGAACTCAAGCTGTAAAGAACGGATTGAAAACCACAGCCGTTACAAAGGCGAAAGTTTCGATTTCGGAGCTTCCGGAGGGGTAAGCGGCAAAACGTTGGGGCAAAGCCAACCTGACCACAACAGCCGTCTGAAAAACGTAAGCGATAAAGATACCTTCTCCAAAACCATAGGCTACAGCTCCGACAGCGACAGCCAAAACAGTGTTACCAAAAGCGGCATCGGCACACGCAATATCGTCATCGGCAACGACCCGACAGGCAAACAAGCCGAAGCGGTTTACACCGACACCCGCAGCGAAACCGCCGAAGCCGCATCAGGCCGTCTGAAAAATACGTTTGATAAAGACAAGGTACAGCGCGAGATTGATTTACAGCGGAAGGTCAGTCAGGAATTCAGCAAAAATGTGCAGTCGGCCAACAGTGAAATCAACCAAAAACTGGATACGCTGAAAGAGCAGAAAGAAAAAGGCCTTATCAGCGAAGCCGAGTACCGGCAAAAAACCGGTAACTGGCAGAAAGGCAAAGTGCTGCTCAACAGCATTGCCGCAGGCTTATCCGCACCGACCGACAGCGCAGCAGGCATTGCAGCCGCCACTGCAAGTCCGGCAGTATCCTATCAAATCGGGCAATACTTCAAAGGAGTGGCGAAACAGAATTCAGACGGCAATCTGACCGCCAAACAGGAAACCGCCCATATACTTGCCCATGCGGTATTGGGTGCGGCAACGGCAGCGGCGGGAGACAACAATGCCCTGGCCGGAGCCATCAGCGCAGGCAGTGCCGAAGCGGCCGCACCGTTAATCGGCAACTATCTCTACGGCGAGAAAGACGGCAGCAAACTGACGGCCGAGCAGAAGGAAACCGTAACGGCGATTACAAACCTGTTGGGAACGGCTACGGGGGCGGTTGTTGGAAACACAACCACCAATGCGGTTCAGGGTAGTTTGGTTTCGGGAAATGCGGTAGAAAATAACTCTATCCTTTCCCATACGGCCCGTAGTCGTTTGAGTCCTCAAAGTAAGATTTTATACGACCGAATTATCCGAAAAGGTAATTTCCATACAGTAGAAGATTTTAATTATGCTTATGCCCAGTGTCCTAACAAAGCCTGCCAAAATGCTGTGGTTCAAGCTTTCCAAAAAGAAAGAGAACGTTTCTTTACCTATTTGGCAGATGAAATCAAAGATGGAAAGCAGAGGGAATTGCTGATTAAAGAGTTTGCTCCGGTGATGTTCGGTGAAAACTCGTTATTGGGCGGAAGATTCGGACAGGCGGCGGCAATCAACTGGTCAGGCTATCAAGACGGTTTCTTGGCCCGTTTCCCTGACGCATGGATTGAAAAAGACAAAATTGATCAAAAAACCGTATCAGGCATGAGTCCTGAACGGGCTGAACGATCGGCTGTGGAAGAGATGCTGATTCCGCAAGCTATATCGGCTGCAATTGTTGGAGCTGCGGGTGTCCGTAAAATCGATGAAATTATTAAAAAAACTGAAAGTTTTGATAATAAGCTCAAGCATACTTCAAACTTTGATAGTGATATTTCCAGAAGTATATTATCCGTAGAAACGAAGACGGTGATGTCGTTTTGTCTTCGCGCCCGCAAAATTGGGACGGCTTTATCTTGGCAGCAGCCCAAAATAATGATTTGA
- a CDS encoding PIN domain-containing protein encodes MKRYMLDTNATNHALKLHPAFMENLKKVPISSLCISSITHAEIHYSLAKKPEAVKLHKAVKEFLKYVDILPFDQSVSESYGKFKASVEKHGKSLSTFDMMIAAHAHDEIINSLRT; translated from the coding sequence ATGAAACGTTATATGCTTGATACCAATGCGACTAATCATGCGCTCAAATTGCACCCTGCCTTTATGGAAAACCTGAAAAAAGTCCCTATTTCATCATTGTGCATTTCCAGCATCACTCATGCAGAGATTCATTACAGTTTGGCTAAAAAACCTGAGGCAGTAAAATTGCATAAGGCTGTAAAAGAGTTTTTAAAATACGTCGATATCCTTCCATTCGACCAATCGGTATCCGAATCATACGGCAAATTTAAAGCTTCTGTAGAAAAGCATGGAAAAAGCCTGTCCACTTTCGATATGATGATTGCGGCTCATGCCCATGACGAAATAATAAATTCATTGCGTACATGA
- a CDS encoding type II toxin-antitoxin system YhaV family toxin produces the protein MPDEQMIINGYTIYEHGCFTQQMENLAEQVESQEKAEKAAKSDEAKLLKRILDEIDAIAHAPDNKKYRLGQTMGSEYKHWRRAKIMERYRLFFRYDSASKIIILAWINDSDTKRTYGSKNDAYAVFKKMLESGNPPSDWQALLNETVK, from the coding sequence ATGCCTGACGAGCAGATGATAATAAATGGTTATACCATTTATGAGCATGGGTGTTTTACTCAGCAGATGGAAAATCTTGCTGAGCAAGTAGAGAGCCAAGAAAAGGCCGAAAAAGCCGCCAAATCAGATGAGGCAAAGCTTCTGAAGCGGATACTTGATGAAATAGATGCCATTGCCCATGCGCCCGACAATAAAAAATACCGCTTGGGTCAGACTATGGGTAGTGAATACAAGCATTGGCGGCGGGCAAAGATTATGGAAAGGTACAGGTTATTCTTCCGATACGACTCGGCCAGTAAAATCATTATTCTTGCCTGGATCAACGATTCGGATACGAAACGAACCTACGGCAGCAAGAATGATGCTTATGCGGTATTTAAAAAAATGCTCGAAAGTGGCAATCCTCCATCAGATTGGCAGGCATTATTGAACGAAACAGTGAAATAG
- a CDS encoding type II toxin-antitoxin system PrlF family antitoxin gives MNMNVILNAVSTMTSKNQTTIPESVRKALGLEKQDKLRFSVLEGGQVLLEKDVIDEEECDDDPVVHNFLNFLEQSMQNSPESIRPASSSRYARYRQLAGD, from the coding sequence ATGAATATGAATGTTATTTTAAATGCTGTGTCAACCATGACCAGTAAAAACCAAACAACCATTCCGGAGTCAGTGCGTAAAGCATTGGGGTTGGAAAAGCAGGACAAGCTCCGCTTCTCTGTATTGGAAGGTGGCCAGGTGTTGCTTGAAAAAGATGTGATTGATGAAGAAGAATGTGACGACGACCCGGTGGTTCACAATTTTCTGAATTTTTTGGAGCAATCCATGCAAAATTCTCCTGAGTCGATTCGTCCCGCTTCCTCTTCCCGCTATGCCCGCTATCGTCAACTGGCCGGAGATTAA
- a CDS encoding DUF799 domain-containing protein has protein sequence MMKCLLPLAATLALSACQTYHQPQPYDYTAFKESNPKSILVLPPLNESPDVKATWGMLTATTFPLSEAGYYVFPVAVAAEAFKQNGLTNAADIHDVKLDKLREIFGNDAVLYVTVKEYGTKYQIIQSVTTVSAEAKLVDARTGKELWSGSAVASDAGQKNNNGILAALLGAIIDQVVGTLGDKGYNMAQTAGAQLLSPTKHNGILYGPRSPHYQKEPGQK, from the coding sequence ATGATGAAGTGTTTACTGCCTTTAGCCGCGACCTTAGCTTTGTCCGCCTGCCAAACGTACCACCAGCCACAGCCTTACGACTATACGGCTTTTAAAGAAAGCAATCCCAAATCTATTTTGGTTTTGCCGCCTTTGAATGAATCGCCTGACGTTAAAGCCACTTGGGGCATGCTGACCGCTACAACCTTTCCACTCTCCGAAGCAGGTTATTATGTCTTCCCGGTTGCTGTTGCTGCTGAAGCCTTCAAGCAAAACGGCCTCACCAATGCGGCCGACATCCACGATGTCAAGCTGGACAAACTGCGTGAAATCTTTGGTAATGATGCTGTACTGTATGTAACCGTGAAAGAATACGGTACTAAATACCAAATTATACAAAGCGTGACCACTGTAAGTGCTGAGGCTAAACTGGTCGATGCGCGTACCGGCAAAGAGCTTTGGAGTGGTTCTGCCGTAGCTTCTGATGCCGGACAAAAAAACAACAATGGTATCCTAGCCGCCCTTCTTGGTGCCATTATTGACCAAGTAGTCGGCACATTAGGCGACAAAGGCTATAATATGGCTCAAACAGCCGGTGCCCAACTACTCTCTCCAACGAAACACAACGGCATTCTCTACGGCCCACGCTCCCCGCATTATCAAAAAGAACCAGGGCAGAAATAG
- a CDS encoding CsgG/HfaB family protein produces MTMLKTTLACGIALALLAGCATESSRSLEVAKVASYNTQYNGVRTPISIGSFDNRSSFQKGVFSDGEDRLGSQAKTILATHLQQTNRFNVLNRTNLSALKQEAGISGKAQNLKGANYVVTGDVTEFGRKDVGDHQLFGILGRGKSQIAYAKVALNIVNVRTSEVVYSTQGAGEYSLSNREVIGFGGTSGYDATLNGKVLDLAVREAVNNLVQAIDNGAWQPNR; encoded by the coding sequence ATGACTATGCTTAAAACTACTCTGGCCTGCGGTATCGCGCTCGCTTTGCTCGCCGGCTGTGCAACAGAATCTTCACGCAGCCTGGAAGTGGCTAAAGTTGCTTCATACAATACGCAATATAATGGTGTGCGCACCCCGATATCCATCGGCAGCTTCGATAACCGTTCAAGCTTCCAAAAAGGTGTATTCTCCGACGGCGAAGACCGCTTAGGCAGTCAAGCTAAGACCATTTTGGCCACTCATCTACAACAAACCAACCGTTTCAATGTGCTGAACCGCACCAACCTGAGCGCCTTGAAACAAGAAGCCGGTATCTCGGGTAAGGCACAAAATCTGAAAGGTGCAAACTATGTTGTCACCGGCGATGTAACCGAGTTCGGCCGTAAAGATGTGGGCGACCACCAATTGTTCGGTATTTTAGGGCGCGGTAAATCACAGATTGCCTATGCCAAAGTTGCCTTGAATATCGTTAATGTCCGAACTTCGGAGGTTGTTTATTCTACTCAAGGTGCCGGTGAATATTCACTTTCCAACCGAGAGGTCATCGGTTTTGGCGGTACCTCAGGCTACGACGCAACTTTGAACGGCAAAGTATTGGATTTGGCCGTACGCGAAGCCGTAAACAACCTGGTACAAGCCATCGACAATGGCGCTTGGCAGCCTAACCGTTAA
- a CDS encoding cold-shock protein, whose translation MKGKVKWFNANKGSGYIIGDDGEEYFYRLDDLPIRSGDIVEFTPTQNARGEVAKEVKLLQKAPYADKHGRNYQNINITSNHSTVKKSGCFIATAVYDPRPFSFD comes from the coding sequence ATGAAAGGCAAAGTGAAATGGTTCAACGCCAATAAGGGGAGCGGTTACATTATAGGCGATGATGGTGAAGAATATTTTTACCGTTTGGATGATTTGCCTATCCGCAGCGGCGATATTGTGGAATTCACCCCTACTCAAAACGCCCGTGGTGAAGTGGCTAAAGAAGTTAAACTGCTGCAAAAAGCACCCTATGCAGACAAACACGGGAGAAACTATCAAAACATCAACATTACTTCAAACCACTCGACGGTCAAAAAATCCGGCTGCTTTATCGCCACTGCAGTATATGACCCTCGACCTTTCTCCTTTGATTAG